One genomic region from Oncorhynchus gorbuscha isolate QuinsamMale2020 ecotype Even-year linkage group LG13, OgorEven_v1.0, whole genome shotgun sequence encodes:
- the zgc:101583 gene encoding magnesium transporter NIPA2 isoform X2 gives MIQMDIGTNRTDFYIGLSLAMSSSIFIGGSFILKKKGLLRLSSKGFMRAGQGGYAYLKEWLWWAGLISMGAGEAANFAAYAFAPATLVTPLGAMSVLVSAVLSSYFLNERLNVHGKMGCLLCILGSTVMVIHAPQEEEVASLTAMAEKLQDPGFIVFAVSVVTSSLILIFLVAPRYGQKNVLVYILICSVIGSLSVSCVKGLGIGIKELFAGTAVLKEPLFWCLLICLVICVSIQISYLNKALDIYNTSIVTPIYYVFFTTSVMACSAILFKEWLSMSTDGAVGTVSGFLTIILGIFLLHAFKDLTFSWDSLPLYLRKGPHGSPWGQQAYVALPSQESQAEGPGEGKLAREGNSKGSYSPEGSMRRNNSFVTT, from the exons ATGATTCAG ATGGATATCGGAACAAACCGCACTGACTTCTACATTGGCCTCTCTCTTGCCATGAGCTCGAGCATATTCATTGGAGGAAGCTTCATCCTTAAGAAGAAAGGTCTTTTGCGATTGTCCAGCAAAGGGTTTATGCGAGCAG gtcAGGGGGGATATGCTTACCTCAAGGAATGGCTATGGTGGGCAGGACTAATATCAA TGGGAGCTGGGGAAGCAGCTAACTTTGCCGCTTACGCTTTTGCCCCTGCCACATTGGTAACACCACTGGGAGCAATGAGCGTTCTTGTGAG TGCTGTGCTGTCCTCATACTTCCTCAATGAGCGGTTGAATGTTCACGGGAAGATGGGCTGCTTGCTGTGCATCCTTGGTTCCACTGTCATGGTCATCCACGCCcctcaggaggaggaggtggcctCCCTTACTGCCATGGCTGAGAAGCTCCAAGACCCAG GATTCATAGTGTTCGCCGTGTCTGTCGTGACGAGCAGCTTGATCCTCATCTTCCTTGTCGCCCCGCGCTATGGCCAGAAAAACGTGCTGGTTTACATCCTGATCTGCTCCGTGATTGGCTCCCTGTCGGTGTCCTGCGTCAAGGGCCTGGGCATCGGCATTAAGGAGCTGTTCGCTGGCACTGCTGTCCTAAAGGAACCCCTGTTCTGGTGTCTACTCATTTGTCTGGTGATCTGCGTCAGCATCCAGATCAGCTATCTCAATAAAGCCTTGGACATTTATAACACATCCATCGTCACGCCCATCTATTACGTGTTCTTCACCACCTCTGTAATGGCATGTTCAGCTATCCTCTTCAAGGAGTGGCTGAGCATGAGCACGGACGGAGCTGTGGGGACAGTCAGTGGGTTTCTCACAATTATCTTGGGTATCTTCCTCCTTCATGCATTTAAAGATCTCACATTCAGTTGGGACTCGCTGCCACTGTACCTGAGGAAGGGACCTCATGGATCCCCTTGGGGCCAGCAGGCCTACGTGGCCCTGCCCAGCCAGGAGAGCCAGGCAGAGGGGCCAGGGGAGGGGAAGCTGGCCAGAGAGGGGAACTCAAAGGGCAGCTACTCGCCAGAGGGCTCAATGAGGAGGAACAATAGCTTTGTCACCACTTAG
- the zgc:101583 gene encoding magnesium transporter NIPA2 isoform X3, with translation MDIGTNRTDFYIGLSLAMSSSIFIGGSFILKKKGLLRLSSKGFMRAGQGGYAYLKEWLWWAGLISMGAGEAANFAAYAFAPATLVTPLGAMSVLVSAVLSSYFLNERLNVHGKMGCLLCILGSTVMVIHAPQEEEVASLTAMAEKLQDPGFIVFAVSVVTSSLILIFLVAPRYGQKNVLVYILICSVIGSLSVSCVKGLGIGIKELFAGTAVLKEPLFWCLLICLVICVSIQISYLNKALDIYNTSIVTPIYYVFFTTSVMACSAILFKEWLSMSTDGAVGTVSGFLTIILGIFLLHAFKDLTFSWDSLPLYLRKGPHGSPWGQQAYVALPSQESQAEGPGEGKLAREGNSKGSYSPEGSMRRNNSFVTT, from the exons ATGGATATCGGAACAAACCGCACTGACTTCTACATTGGCCTCTCTCTTGCCATGAGCTCGAGCATATTCATTGGAGGAAGCTTCATCCTTAAGAAGAAAGGTCTTTTGCGATTGTCCAGCAAAGGGTTTATGCGAGCAG gtcAGGGGGGATATGCTTACCTCAAGGAATGGCTATGGTGGGCAGGACTAATATCAA TGGGAGCTGGGGAAGCAGCTAACTTTGCCGCTTACGCTTTTGCCCCTGCCACATTGGTAACACCACTGGGAGCAATGAGCGTTCTTGTGAG TGCTGTGCTGTCCTCATACTTCCTCAATGAGCGGTTGAATGTTCACGGGAAGATGGGCTGCTTGCTGTGCATCCTTGGTTCCACTGTCATGGTCATCCACGCCcctcaggaggaggaggtggcctCCCTTACTGCCATGGCTGAGAAGCTCCAAGACCCAG GATTCATAGTGTTCGCCGTGTCTGTCGTGACGAGCAGCTTGATCCTCATCTTCCTTGTCGCCCCGCGCTATGGCCAGAAAAACGTGCTGGTTTACATCCTGATCTGCTCCGTGATTGGCTCCCTGTCGGTGTCCTGCGTCAAGGGCCTGGGCATCGGCATTAAGGAGCTGTTCGCTGGCACTGCTGTCCTAAAGGAACCCCTGTTCTGGTGTCTACTCATTTGTCTGGTGATCTGCGTCAGCATCCAGATCAGCTATCTCAATAAAGCCTTGGACATTTATAACACATCCATCGTCACGCCCATCTATTACGTGTTCTTCACCACCTCTGTAATGGCATGTTCAGCTATCCTCTTCAAGGAGTGGCTGAGCATGAGCACGGACGGAGCTGTGGGGACAGTCAGTGGGTTTCTCACAATTATCTTGGGTATCTTCCTCCTTCATGCATTTAAAGATCTCACATTCAGTTGGGACTCGCTGCCACTGTACCTGAGGAAGGGACCTCATGGATCCCCTTGGGGCCAGCAGGCCTACGTGGCCCTGCCCAGCCAGGAGAGCCAGGCAGAGGGGCCAGGGGAGGGGAAGCTGGCCAGAGAGGGGAACTCAAAGGGCAGCTACTCGCCAGAGGGCTCAATGAGGAGGAACAATAGCTTTGTCACCACTTAG
- the zgc:101583 gene encoding magnesium transporter NIPA2 isoform X1, translated as MATHNWSSVIQMDIGTNRTDFYIGLSLAMSSSIFIGGSFILKKKGLLRLSSKGFMRAGQGGYAYLKEWLWWAGLISMGAGEAANFAAYAFAPATLVTPLGAMSVLVSAVLSSYFLNERLNVHGKMGCLLCILGSTVMVIHAPQEEEVASLTAMAEKLQDPGFIVFAVSVVTSSLILIFLVAPRYGQKNVLVYILICSVIGSLSVSCVKGLGIGIKELFAGTAVLKEPLFWCLLICLVICVSIQISYLNKALDIYNTSIVTPIYYVFFTTSVMACSAILFKEWLSMSTDGAVGTVSGFLTIILGIFLLHAFKDLTFSWDSLPLYLRKGPHGSPWGQQAYVALPSQESQAEGPGEGKLAREGNSKGSYSPEGSMRRNNSFVTT; from the exons atggcgacacacaattggtccagcgtcatccag ATGGATATCGGAACAAACCGCACTGACTTCTACATTGGCCTCTCTCTTGCCATGAGCTCGAGCATATTCATTGGAGGAAGCTTCATCCTTAAGAAGAAAGGTCTTTTGCGATTGTCCAGCAAAGGGTTTATGCGAGCAG gtcAGGGGGGATATGCTTACCTCAAGGAATGGCTATGGTGGGCAGGACTAATATCAA TGGGAGCTGGGGAAGCAGCTAACTTTGCCGCTTACGCTTTTGCCCCTGCCACATTGGTAACACCACTGGGAGCAATGAGCGTTCTTGTGAG TGCTGTGCTGTCCTCATACTTCCTCAATGAGCGGTTGAATGTTCACGGGAAGATGGGCTGCTTGCTGTGCATCCTTGGTTCCACTGTCATGGTCATCCACGCCcctcaggaggaggaggtggcctCCCTTACTGCCATGGCTGAGAAGCTCCAAGACCCAG GATTCATAGTGTTCGCCGTGTCTGTCGTGACGAGCAGCTTGATCCTCATCTTCCTTGTCGCCCCGCGCTATGGCCAGAAAAACGTGCTGGTTTACATCCTGATCTGCTCCGTGATTGGCTCCCTGTCGGTGTCCTGCGTCAAGGGCCTGGGCATCGGCATTAAGGAGCTGTTCGCTGGCACTGCTGTCCTAAAGGAACCCCTGTTCTGGTGTCTACTCATTTGTCTGGTGATCTGCGTCAGCATCCAGATCAGCTATCTCAATAAAGCCTTGGACATTTATAACACATCCATCGTCACGCCCATCTATTACGTGTTCTTCACCACCTCTGTAATGGCATGTTCAGCTATCCTCTTCAAGGAGTGGCTGAGCATGAGCACGGACGGAGCTGTGGGGACAGTCAGTGGGTTTCTCACAATTATCTTGGGTATCTTCCTCCTTCATGCATTTAAAGATCTCACATTCAGTTGGGACTCGCTGCCACTGTACCTGAGGAAGGGACCTCATGGATCCCCTTGGGGCCAGCAGGCCTACGTGGCCCTGCCCAGCCAGGAGAGCCAGGCAGAGGGGCCAGGGGAGGGGAAGCTGGCCAGAGAGGGGAACTCAAAGGGCAGCTACTCGCCAGAGGGCTCAATGAGGAGGAACAATAGCTTTGTCACCACTTAG
- the timm8a gene encoding mitochondrial import inner membrane translocase subunit Tim8 A — protein sequence MNMENQGATADPQLQQFIEIESQKQRFQQLVHQMTEVCWEKCMDKPGPKLDSRTEICFVNCVERFIDTSQFILNRLEQTQRSKGSFSESMSE from the exons ATGAACATGGAAAACCAAGGAGCCACAGCAGACCCTCAGCTTCAGCAATTCATCGAAATCGAGTCCCAAAAACAAAGGTTTCAGCAGTTGGTCCATCAGATGACTGAAGTGTGTTGG GAGAAATGCATGGACAAACCTGGGCCCAAGCTGGACTCCCGGACAGAGATCTGCTTTGTGAACTGTGTAGAGCGCTTCATTGACACAAGCCAATTCATCCTGAACAGACTCGAACAAACACAGAGGAGTAAGGGCTCCTTCTCAGAATCCATGTCTGAATAG